In Phyllopteryx taeniolatus isolate TA_2022b chromosome 6, UOR_Ptae_1.2, whole genome shotgun sequence, one genomic interval encodes:
- the LOC133480146 gene encoding transcription factor HIVEP3 isoform X1: MEAGPSHPADGDRSGRQEQQHVTAESAFGSCPQPQQPSNPRPVHRALGRLQNRQPKRADLLRLQQQAVAWQHTETPGPSGGSFFSPGAASTSSHQSSSSTQVDHGHKISSQSSQDTKEGVSSPRKGEKKPQKPGKYVCTYCGRPCAKPSVLQKHIRSHTGERPYPCAPCGFSFKTKSNLYKHRKSHAHRIKAGLASSRDEPSLSGPEGSGIGEDVEEHTEGESTESEDETGHHKKSKEILARQKKGGKELPGGSEESQRPEDTQAVKQRLALRLSERKRGPMASPNDPPSSLSTSSSSLGPGSKGSTESGYFSGSGSTDLSQVSPPSASAKTYAEIILGKYGRLGGQQRSPHPQHSQPPISSLSGTEDKSIPFVVPKTQVIEHITKLITINEAVVDTSEIDSVKPRRSSLSRKSSLESTKSTTTKDPHMFDTKAETPGPSGLRQLQNPETESQVTPALSTVPFLRSRSMPSSTSQLESSSSGIRSNRGYRLCQSFDEQQAITTEINIGHGHRMLRRQPAIEVPLGAELMLEETPPNSSSSATGTETARYPEQQSTLKPFECKVCGACFQHGDSYRAHKGVCIGQQTLEQESGDARKTSREDRPQMMHYKFRALAMAVRKRRKEESIEEDLPSPGSGPMSGSSAVIIPAAGPQEDSQALSGGPGQTELGQPQHRDRKGVSVIQHTSSFEKQETLSLESEGTDVKKVHQAQQPHPKPSPSTSRLIRQPNIQVPEILVTVEPDADMPSVSPPATASSSKETDRVEEFQWPQRSQTLAQLPAEKLPPKKKRLRLAEAAQSSGESSFESVSLPRSPSQESSMSHTSSLSASFEDATRSEPAVRGTSSQSTRMLTVPSTSQQHNQSHKEMRRSASEQAPQKAEQVSDTRSKSFDLGSLSSQQSASSWKERRKCLLVKHATLGEPEQEEGASVGQLSRAESPKAGPSHSSYPLFYSSSKFNPEDTGSVLQLLQPQSLPRDMVPSHESVQQTLPPGPLSQLLPVTTVSQFMNRSFLHSQTVQPLHVHPMQIHMAEHMGIPLHQLPALVPVQFPFSVSQSLYLPATPLHSTHVIAPPSTEGSASYPYPHPLIATCVTQLAPSVSLVVPVRLQTHIPTYTRAMYTTLSQILTSACPQDPIFCTTMGKVERRKLQRSYLKVPSPDIKIHIPGELQSPSVEEYGPLGAGGSKRMLSPAASLELSTEAQRHQKRVKEEAEGEPHQPEVEVEDVDNKVPKEGVSKLGGEQLEEVEKKKEILKVTPVKEEGQLGLRQREKQVEESTVRSQKEEEPPVREKGIERANTRSHPSLHTSTSVNWCYLNYVKPNPTAQRDPHNSVYSTWNVSGHNPNLPGVSTKVALSLLCSKQKYSSETYTIATAPNPAKIENPPASSSTPRMSEVHLITDSSSTDVTDHQHEKEENKETREEEGPSTSKQCETSRVRIFEGGYKSNEEYIYVRGRGRGRYICGECGIRCKKPSMLKKHIRTHTDVRPYICKHCNFAFKTKGNLTKHMKSKAHGKKCQAMGVSEPSADEPESEETAGSEERGCYSEEQEEHQFSNAEDSEDDDDDEDDDDDDEEDSHDDPPSSCSPDTVASAKCSGRSRQCTPEPEGLSPSPGQEASQRGAWHGRRAASPGSRRALFSRRSWKASPRAFSPSSESCSPSHSLSPRLELSSPMHSLSPRAELPSPGRQVSPSPERGQSPIRPVSPLRPVLPGCYRSSQARMPPLPVGVKQRKLGYLPWEHHGTKGSHTKVEKGGTTGDGSPLSDTLFPSAFRLSTCEGYPSHRAADNIFSHLPMHSQQAKVPYLMIPIGGIQMVQARPRSNPSTPLSPISPSTEGPSPARFDSFWGGTPGPQGRRTPGSDWSADYQTAGGSQSGQCSVSAQVMCSKLELEATDSKQYGSSQSSAHTCRRATESSVRRVEDGPSEGSFSLAAPVSLRLIGQQPEGEGRTTADAAREEHST, from the exons ATGGAGGCTGGGCCCAGCCATCCGGCTGATGGGGATCGCTCTGGAAGACAAGAGCAGCAGCATGTGACAGCCGAATCCGCTTTTGGGTCTTGTCCACAGCCCCAGCAGCCTTCTAATCCTCGTCCAGTTCACAGAGCTTTGGGTCGACTGCAAAACCGCCAACCCAAACGTGCTGATCTTCTTCGGTTACAACAGCAAGCAGTAGCATGGCAGCATACGGAAACCCCAGGTCCTTCAGGAGGCAGCTTTTTCTCTCCAGGTGCCGCATCAACCTCATCTCATCAGTCTTCATCCTCCACCCAGGTTGACCATGGCCACAAGATTTCATCTCAGTCAAGCCAAGACACAAAAGAAGGGGTTAGCTCTCcaaggaaaggagagaagaaaCCCCAAAAACCAGGGAAATATGTGTGCACTTACTGCGGCCGTCCATGTGCCAAGCCAAGTGTTCTTCAGAAACACATTCGCTCCCATACAGGAGAAAGACCTTATCCTTGTGCCCCCTGTGGCTTTTCCTTCAAGACAAAGAGTAACCTGTACAAACACCGAAAGTCCCATGCCCACCGCATTAAGGCAGGCCTTGCATCCAGTCGTGATGAGCCCAGTTTGAGTGGGCCAGAGGGCAGTGGTATTGGCGAAGACGTTGAGGAGCATACTGAGGGAGAAAGCACAGAGTCCGAAGATGAGACAGGCCACCACAAAAAATCTAAGGAGATCTTGGCCCGACAGAAAAAAGGTGGTAAGGAGCTTCCAGGAGGATCAGAGGAGAGTCAGAGACCTGAAGATACTCAGGCTGTCAAGCAACGGCTTGCACTGAGGCTTAGTGAAAGAAAACGTGGCCCAATGGCTTCACCTAATGATCCTCCTTCGTCCCTCTCAACATCATCTTCTTCTCTTGGCCCTGGCAGTAAAGGCAGCACAGAGTCTGGTTACTTTTCTGGGTCAGGGAGCACTGACCTGTCCCAGGTTAGTCCTCCTAGTGCCAGTGCCAAAACCTACGCAGAAATCATTCTTGGGAAATATGGAAGGTTGGGAGGGCAGCAGCGTAGTCCACATCCGCAGCATTCTCAGCCTCCCATTTCCTCACTTTCTGGAACAGAGGATAAGAGTATTCCCTTTGTTGTACCCAAAACTCAAGTAATAGAACACATTACCAAGCTTATAACCATCAATGAAGCAGTAGTAGACACCAGTGAGATTGACAGCGTAAAGCCCAGGCGCTCTTCTCTGTCAAGGAAAAGTAGCCTTGAGTCAACCAAATCGACTACCACCAAAGACCCACACATGTTTGATACCAAGGCAGAAACCCCTGGTCCCAGTGGTTTAAGGCAACTTCAGAATCCAGAGACAGAATCACAAGTCACTCCAGCATTGTCAACAGTGccctttctcagaagccgctcAATGCCATCATCCACCAGCCAGTTAGAGTCCTCTTCATCTGGAATCAGGTCTAACAGAGGCTACCGTCTCTGCCAGTCGTTTGATGAGCAGCAGGCCATTACAACTGAGATTAATATTGGTCATGGCCACCGTATGCTGAGGCGACAGCCTGCCATAGAGGTTCCCTTGGGAGCTGAACTTATGTTGGAGGAGACTCCCCCCAACTCCTCCTCTTCAGCCACTGGCACTGAGACAGCCAGATATCCAGAACAACAAAGTACTTTAAAACCATTTGAATGCAAAGTATGTGGAGCATGCTTCCAGCATGGTGACAGCTACAGGGCCCACAAAGGTGTGTGCATAGGGCAGCAAACACTGGAACAGGAGAGTGGGGATGCACGTAAAACCTCCAGAGAGGATCGGCCTCAAATGATGCACTATAAGTTCAGAGCACTGGCTATGgctgtgaggaagaggaggaaagagGAGAGCATAGAAGAGGATCTTCCAAGTCCTGGGTCTGGACCCATGTCAGGGAGTTCTGCAGTCATCATTCCGGCGGCAGGTCCACAAGAAGACAGCCAGGCACTCTCAG GTGGTCCTGGACAGACGGAGCTGGGACAGCCGCAACATCGAGATAGGAAGGGTGTGTCTGTAATCCAGCACACAAGCTCCTTCGAAAAGCAGGAGACGCTCTCCTTGGAAAGTGAGGGAACAGACGTCAAAAAGGTTCACCAAGCACAACAACCTCATCCAAAACCGTCACCTTCTACATCTCGCCTCATCCGCCAGCCTAACATCCAAGTGCCAGAGATTCTTGTCACAGTGGAGCCTGATGCTGACATGCCATCCGTGTCACCACCAGCGACTGCATCTTCATCTAAG GAGACAGACAGAGTGGAGGAATTTCAGTGGCCTCAACGTAGCCAGACTCTTGCTCAGCTCCCTGCAGAGAAACTGcccccaaagaagaaaagactcCGCTTAGCTGAGGCAGCGCAATCCTCTGGGGAGTCTAGCTTTGAGTCTGTGTCCCTCCCTCGCAGCCCCAGTCAGGAGAGCAGCATGTCCCACACTTCAAGTCTTTCTGCTTCTTTTGAGGATGCAACAAGATCAGAGCCTGCCGTCCGGGGCACCAGTAGCCAAAGCACCCGAATGTTGACTGTGCCATCTACTTCCCAACAACACAACCAAAGCCACAAGGAGATGAGGCGTTCAGCTTCAGAGCAGGCCCCTCAGAAAGCAGAGCAGGTCTCAGATACCAGAAGTAAATCTTTTGACTTGGGATCCTTGTCCTCTCAGCAGTCAGCCTCCTCCTGGAAAGAACGGCGAAAATGTCTCCTTGTGAAGCACGCAACCTTAGGGGAACCCGAGCAAGAGGAGGGGGCCAGCGTGGGTCAGTTGTCCAGAGCAGAGAGTCCAAAGGCCGGCCCTTCCCACTCGAGCTATCCTCTTTTCTATTCCAGCTCCAAGTTCAACCCGGAGGACACAGGGAGTGTCTTGCAGTTGTTACAGCCACAGAGCCTCCCTCGAGATATGGTTCCTTCGCATGAAAGCGTCCAACAAACGTTACCTCCGGGACCTCTGTCGCAGCTACTCCCAGTCACCACGGTCTCCCAGTTCATGAACAGATCCTTTTTACATTCTCAAACTGTTCAACCTCTACACGTACACCCAATGCAGATCCACATGGCTGAACACATGGGTATACCACTCCACCAACTTCCTGCTTTAGTTCCTGTCCAGTTTCCCTTCAGTGTGAGTCAATCTCTGTACTTGCCTGCCACACCATTACATTCCACACACGTTATAGCCCCTCCTTCCACAGAGGGAAGCGCCTCTTACCCCTACCCACACCCCCTCATTGCCACATGTGTGACACAGCTTGCACCATCGGTGTCTCTTGTGGTGCCAGTCCGTCTCCAAACCCATATACCTACCTATACACGTGCCATGTACACCACCCTGTCCCAAATCCTGACCTCTGCTTGTCCACAGGACCCCATTTTTTGCACAACCATGGGCAAAGTGGAAAGGCGCAAGTTACAGAGGTCTTATTTGAAGGTCCCCTCACCGGACATTAAGATTCACATTCCTGGAGAACTGCAGTCACCTTCTGTCGAGGAATATGGTCCACTTGGAGCCGGAGGGAGTAAACGTATGCTCTCACCCGCAGCCAGTCTTGAGCTCAGTACTGAGGCCCAACGTCACCAGAAAAGGGTAAAAGAGGAAGCGGAAGGCGAGCCACACCAGCCTGAAGTAGAGGTGGAGGATGTAGACAACAAGGTACCCAAGGAGGGAGTAAGTAAACTTGGCGGGGAACAACTGGAAGAGGTCGAGAAGAAAAAAGAGATACTAAAGGTAACACCCGTAAAAGAGGAAGGACAGCTGGGTCTAAGGCAAagggaaaaacaggtggaagaGTCCACTGTGAGAAGTCAAAAGGAGGAGGAGCCTCCAGTTAGGGAGAAGGGGATTGAGAGAGCAAACACCCGTTCACACCCGAGCCTGCACACGTCAACCTCTGTGAACTGGTGCTACCTGAACTATGTCAAACCCAACCCAACTGCACAGAGGGACCCTCACAACTCAGTTTATTCGACCTGGAATGTCAGCGGACACAACCCAAACTTGCCAGGTGTCAGCACGAAGGTGGCCTTGTCTCTGCTGTGCTCCAAACAGAAGTATAGCTCAGAGACATACACCATTGCCACGGCTCCGAACCCAGCCAAAATTGAAAATCCCCCTGCAAGTAGCAGCACCCCACGAATGTCAGAG GTACATCTCATCACAGACTCTTCCTCCACTGATGTAACAGATCACCAGCATGAAAAGGAGGAGAATAAAGAGACGAGGGAAGAGGAGGGACCTTCCACCTCAAAACAGTGCGAAACATCTCGTGTTCGCATCTTTGAAGGCGG GTATAAGTCTAACGAAGAGTATATTTACGTTCGAGGGCGTGGCAGAGGAAGGTACATATGTGGGGAGTGCGGCATCCGCTGTAAGAAGCCCAGCATGCTGAAGAAGCACATCCGAACACACACTGATGTCCGTCCGTACATTTGCAAACACTGCAACTTTGCCTTCAAAACCAAAG GGAACCTTACCAAACACATGAAGTCAAAAGCTCATGGGAAAAAGTGCCAGGCAATGGGAGTGTCTGAACCATCGGCGGACGAGCCAGAAAGCGAGGAAACAG CAGGAAGCGAAGAGCGGGGGTGTTACTCTGAGGAACAGGAAGAGCACCAGTTTTCCAACGCGGAGGATTCAgaggacgatgatgatgatgaagatgatgatgacgacgatgaggAAGATTCTCACGATGACCCCCCTTCCTCCTGCTCGCCGGACACTGTCGCGTCGGCCAAATGCAGCGGGCGCTCTCGGCAGTGCACTCCGGAGCCCGAGGGCCTCAGTCCCAGTCCGGGCCAGGAGGCCTCCCAGAGGGGGGCTTGGCACGGTAGACGAGCCGCCTCGCCGGGCAGCAGGAGAGCTCTGTTCTCCCGACGGAGCTGGAAGGCATCACCGAGAGCCTTCTCCCCCAGCAGTGAGAGCTGTTCTCCCAGTCACAGCCTCTCCCCACGCCTGGAGCTGTCCTCCCCCATGCACAGTCTGTCGCCGAGAGCAGAGCTACCCTCACCCGGCCGTCAAGTGTCCCCCTCCCCTGAAAGAGGACAGTCTCCCATCAGACCCGTCTCTCCGCTTCGTCCCGTCTTGCCAGGCTGCTACAGGTCATCGCAAGCTAGGATGCCACCCTTGCCGGTCGGAGTGAAGCAGAGGAAGCTTGGGTACCTTCCTTGGGAACACCACGGCACAAAGGGCAGTCATACAAAAGTG GAAAAAGGTGGCACCACAGGGGATGGGTCTCCATTGTCAGACACGTTGTTCCCGTCGGCTTTTCGCCTTTCCACGTGCGAGGGTTATCCCAGCCACCGGGCAGCAGACAACATCTTCAGCCATCTTCCCATGCACTCCCAACAAGCCAAGGTCCCCTATCTGATGATTCCCATCGGAGGGATTCAAATGGTACAGGCAAGGCCAAGGTCCAATCCTTCCACCCCTTTGTCCCCGATTTCTCCTTCCACAGAGGGGCCGTCGCCGGCCAGGTTTGACTCATTCTGGGGCGGGACCCCAGGACCTCAAGGGAGGAGGACTCCTGGAAGTGACTGGTCAGCAGACTACCAGACGGCAGGAGGCAGCCAGTCAGGACAGTGCAGTGTTAGTGCGCAAGTCATGTGTTCCAAACTGGAGTTGGAGGCCACGGACTCAAAGCAATATGGCAGCTCACAAAGCTCCGCCCACACGTGCAGGCGTGCTACTGAGTCGAGCGTACGTCGCGTTGAAGACGGACCCTCGGAGGGATCCTTCAGTCTAGCAGCCCCTGTATCTTTGCGCCTGATTGGACAGCAGCCAGAGGGTGAAGGCAGAACTACAGCGGACGCAGCTAGAGAAGAACATAGCACCTAA